The genomic interval AGGGACTTAAATAAAGCCTTGAGATTCTATAGGCCATTCGTTAATCAAGCCTAGTCAGCGCCTTCATGAGATCTTGAGCAGTAAGGACACCTACGAAGGTATTGTTCTCAAGGATAACGAGGTGTTTAATGTTGTTCGAACGCATGACTTTGCTAAGAGTATGGACATCCTCAGTTGTTGTGGCAGTAATAAGGTTGCTGGACATTATTTTACCAGCCATGACTTTTCGTGGATCATTTCCACTCGCGCAAACCTTTTCAACGATATCTCTATCAGTGATAATTCCCAAAGGCTTTCCTTTTTCTGCAACGAGGACATAATCCTCATGTTGGGCATGAAGTTTTGCAGCAATCGTACTGATTGGAGTTTTTTTTGTCACGGTAATACTCGCTTTACGAATAAAGTCCTGCCACTGCATAGCAGCTTTCATCCTCTCAATCTTTCCAGTAAATGAAAATGAATGCGTAGAGCGATACATTCTAAATGCTGCCACAACAATGGTAACATAGATGATAAATGTAAGAACATAGGTCACAAGGTAGTACCATGCACCAAGGTTATGTTTTGCTTCAAAAAATTTCATGGCAAAGGTCCACCATGAAAAGAGCAAAAGGAAAAATAAACTCAGGATAATGTACTGGAGAGAATCGTTAAAGAGTCCTTTGGTAATCGTACTCTTTGATTTCCAGATGGTAAGAAAAGCTATTCCTCCAATACCTAGGGTTAAGACACCAAGTACCGTTTCAATGGCAGGAAGACTCATCGTTGGTCACCTCGTAAATCAATAATGGCATCACAGAATTGTGAAAGTAATGTTGTTAAGTCCTGTTCTCCTTCCATAACAACCGAATAAAGCACACAACGGACGTTCCACTGCCGTGCTCGTTGCGTTAAGAAGTGAACGAACCTTTCAACCGTACTTCGTTTGTTGTACACTAATAAGGTTGGGATAGAATCAAAAATAAGGAATTTATCAGCAAAAGGGATCGCATTGATCGCTTCATTCATAGCAAAGCTCAAGTCACTTAAGTTTGTCGGGCTTCCAATGAACACACAGTCCTCATCTTCCTTCCCTTTCACGTGTGTTTCTGTAATTGCATCAATAAAAAGGACTTTATTGAGATCAAGATTCTCACGTTCTAACGCTTGATGCAAGGTTGCAAAGGGCTTATTCACGGTTACATACAATCCAGGAATCTTCTCTTCATTCAAGAAATAACGAAGGATAGAAAAATCCATCTCTTGATAGGTTAATGGATCAAGAAGAATGGCAACCACATATTTATCCTGGTTACGCAAAACCTCATGGAATTTTATAGGAATATCCAGCTGTAGCATCTGTTTATCTACAATGTCGCTCTATATAAATGTAACGAAACATTATAACCTTTGAGTGTTACTACCCTTAAAAGACAAAAATGGAAAGATTTATAAAGTACCGCATATTCCATATATCTATGAACACAAAGATCGTTCCATTACTCATGGCTGCGCTTCTTACCGCCCATGAGGCATCTGCGCAAGAATCAAAGGGCTGGAGAGATAAACTTGGCGATGCAGCAGGAAATATTGGAAGAGTAATCGAATCAAAAACTGCCGATGCCACTGATTATGTGGCAGGACAAGCACTCAAAGCTAAACTTGGAACCCAAATTGAGGAACGTGTTCCTTATGAACATGGTACTCCTAACCTTGATACATTTCTCAGTAGTTATGGCAAACCTTCGAAGGATGCTGTGGTTACTTCACTTGACCAAAGAGAAGGACAGGTACATGCAACCGTTACGACAAGACTTCCCTATGAGGGGTTCAGCCTTGCACGCCCTTATGTATTCTCCATAGGCCGTGAAAATAATCTTGAACAAGAAGTTCAAAGAGGAGAGGTAACAGGAACCATTCACGGAAGTGCTGTTGATTATGACAAATTTGTACGCGTACTTTCTCTCGATCAGATTGCAACAGAACGATGGAATACCGAGAAACAAACGTATGAAGCTGGCCATCCTACGCTACAGGTGAGTTTCAAGGTAGCATCACGATCATATGAGGGGAATATTTATCAAAGTAATCAAGAAAGATTGTCAAGCCATGGTCTGGATAGAACCTATGATGGGCTTGTTGTTATAGATTACTGTATCACTGATAGTACCGGAAATCCAACAGGTTGTTTCCGTGTTGAGGAAGGTTATGATTTAACTTGGGGTCTTGCAGGCAAACATTGGGAGTTTGAAAATCGAATGAGCAAGATGGATATACCTCCTCCAAGAGATATAGGCCGTACATTAAGGCAGGGTGCAAAAAAAGTAGGTGAAGGTACGACAGAAATGTATGAACGGGCAAAAGAAGCAATACAAGAGAGACGATAAAACGAATGATTATGACTTTTTCTTACGTAAGCGTTTGATGCGTTCCACACCCTTTATCTTTTCAAGAATTTTTACAACCGGAAGAGGAACTAAGGACTTCCACGTGAGATCATCAATCTCAATCATGCCTCTGACTTTTGTTCCCTCCACATTATCAATTCTTCCTAATTTTTCGACGGTATATCCTTTTGCTTCAAAGAGTTGTAGTGTCGGATAGCTTCCACAGAACATAAGCGAACAGTGAGGAATAAACTGCTCAACATACGCAACATAACGCTTATCATCATTGATGTCAGGCACAAAGTAAACCTTGGTTCTTTTTCGTTCTGCTGGTGGTAAGGCTGCGAGAATCATGCGTTTTCGTTCTTCAGCAGTAAAGGGATTTCTCCAGGTGTTATGTTCCTGCGCACTCCCAAGGACGATAATCAATTCATCGTACGTACGGAGGATGTGCATCATCACTTGAAGATGTCCATTATGAACCGGCTGAAATCTGCCTAAAAAAAACGCTCGCGTTACTTCCTTTCCTCGTTGTTTTTTCTTGCCTTGTTTTTTGTTGGATTGCTTTTTTTTAGGTTGTGTTTTCTTCATGGTATGTATCATGCTTAGGAACTTTGTTTGATCCTTGGCCCATCCTTGGTATCATCAACATGATAACCCTTTGCCGTAATCTGTTTTCTAATGCGGTCTGCTGCTTTCCAATCTTTTGTCTGTCGTGCATGTTCACGTTCTGCTACCAAACGCATAATCTCAGAAGGAATATTTTCTTCTGAAAAGTCCATAATGGCAAGGACATTATTGAAAGAATGAAGTAACTGCAAACATCCTTGTGCATCCTTTCGGGTAACTTCGTCCTGATCAAGATATCCATTCACCGACTTAATAAAGTCAAAAAGCACTGACAAGGCATTGGCTATATTGAGATCATCATCCATCTGTTTCTCGAAATCTTCTTTTATTGCGGGAAGAAGTGCACTGATATAATGAGGTTTCTCGCTCTTGTCTTTTTTTTCAATCTCCTGTAATTTACAGATACATTCCCTTAATCGAGCTACTGTTTGCTCAGCACTTTGTAATCCTTCTTCAGTAAAGTTCAGTTGTGCCCGATAATGAGCACTTAGCAATAAATAACGGATTGCAGGCAATGAATATCCTTTTTGTTCAAGGTCACGGAGCGTAAAGAAATTACCTAAACTTTTGGACATTTTTTTACCGTTTACCAGCATATAATCATTATGGAGCCAATACTGGACAAAGGGTTTTCCAAAACAGCCCTCGCTTTGGGCAATCTCATTTTCATGGTGCGGAAAAATCAAATCAACACCGCCAGTGTGGA from Candidatus Woesearchaeota archaeon carries:
- a CDS encoding cysteine--tRNA ligase; the protein is MGLQFYNTLTRSKQLFKPLHKGKVGLYTCGPTVYNYAHIGNFRAYVCSDILRRYLAYSGYTVTHVMNITDVDDKTIRNAQQEKMTLKAFTEKYTQAFFEDIDKLALLRAHHFPRATHHIEEMVAMIKTLLTKGLAYKGDDGSVYYAIAKFKNYGKLSKIKVDKQKKGVRISHDEYDKDNAHDFALWKAYSKEDGDMYWETELGKGRPGWHIECSAMSVAYLGQCFDIHTGGVDLIFPHHENEIAQSEGCFGKPFVQYWLHNDYMLVNGKKMSKSLGNFFTLRDLEQKGYSLPAIRYLLLSAHYRAQLNFTEEGLQSAEQTVARLRECICKLQEIEKKDKSEKPHYISALLPAIKEDFEKQMDDDLNIANALSVLFDFIKSVNGYLDQDEVTRKDAQGCLQLLHSFNNVLAIMDFSEENIPSEIMRLVAEREHARQTKDWKAADRIRKQITAKGYHVDDTKDGPRIKQSS
- a CDS encoding CBS domain-containing protein, whose amino-acid sequence is MSLPAIETVLGVLTLGIGGIAFLTIWKSKSTITKGLFNDSLQYIILSLFFLLLFSWWTFAMKFFEAKHNLGAWYYLVTYVLTFIIYVTIVVAAFRMYRSTHSFSFTGKIERMKAAMQWQDFIRKASITVTKKTPISTIAAKLHAQHEDYVLVAEKGKPLGIITDRDIVEKVCASGNDPRKVMAGKIMSSNLITATTTEDVHTLSKVMRSNNIKHLVILENNTFVGVLTAQDLMKALTRLD
- a CDS encoding nicotinamide-nucleotide adenylyltransferase: MIHTMKKTQPKKKQSNKKQGKKKQRGKEVTRAFFLGRFQPVHNGHLQVMMHILRTYDELIIVLGSAQEHNTWRNPFTAEERKRMILAALPPAERKRTKVYFVPDINDDKRYVAYVEQFIPHCSLMFCGSYPTLQLFEAKGYTVEKLGRIDNVEGTKVRGMIEIDDLTWKSLVPLPVVKILEKIKGVERIKRLRKKKS